In the genome of Megalops cyprinoides isolate fMegCyp1 chromosome 7, fMegCyp1.pri, whole genome shotgun sequence, one region contains:
- the camta1a gene encoding calmodulin-binding transcription activator 1 isoform X8: protein MAAENKPEGLKRIRNPDRMYRSAVCYGGHAPPKGASDVTEMNNEHGHLKIYLPKKLLECLPKCSSLPKERHRWNTNEEIAAYLITFEKHEEWLTTSPKTRPQNGSMILYNRKKVKYRKDGYCWKKRKDGKTTREDHMKLKVQGVECLYGCYVHSSIIPTFHRRCYWLLQNPDIVLVHYLNVPAIEDCGKPCGPILCSINTDKKEWAKWTKEELIGQLKPMFHGIKWTCSNGNSSSGFSVEQLVQQILDSHQTKPPPRTHNCLCSGTLGAGSSMHHKCNSAKHRIISPKVDPRSTGYSSAHSEVQNNDVSEGKTEHSHGSSKGGAGGGSAREKRNGKVPKPVLLHQNSTEVSSTNQVEVPDTTQNSPVSISSGLNSDPDMADSPVVPGMGHVASVMSSLSQSAAVFMSEVTGDPVYSMSPTGGPNAHLMGADATSQGLVLAVTSDSHKFAFPGGTGGDGGGARGTEGLAMLSATGVSEELVLSSSLDSNTIKLPETTMNFDPDCFLNNPKQGQTYGGSRLKVEGGSSSTSSSSGGSGSSNGGLQRSPTLPEPGYGFSSALVKNIKTEDTSFEQQLAKESGYQVGAVVSGSNVSGSNGASSTQGSLTLTPTGSLLPSGGGLSPSTTLEQMDFSAIDAKQDYSSGAASAGYGQPMSSPHLTHQSRSPSFFLQETPQSSQTQQGRQGSGHKTHLLETNSHDSGGYLGLQVVKTDSPSSNGHLHHHHTHQGQHQAPSCNGGSPTEGSGQPGSLQLLQYQGGFPGLGPEHEEVVSLEQPGSAGAGQTGGSENGAERLLKSGDHLQACGASSTETGGEHYLQQANDSGGGGGGGGAGEGTALHNGNASNGANSSSQQQLQPLLQGAGLVQGLYNTVGAHQGLGGAGSGAGASGGGMEISLDHFDISFGNQFSDLINDFISVDGGGATVGPGGALYTHQLVATPGAEGQASSSGGGPQQSQEEGGVQAEAGYSPSELCLQPCCSPQSLAGGTGTAGTSGETGSLAYMHVAEVVSAAVAQGTLGMIQATGRLFMVTDYSPEWSYPEGGVKVLITGPWQEASSNYSCLFDQISVPASLIQPGVLRCYCPAHDTGLVTLQVAVSSQIISSSVVFEYKARALPSLPSSQHDWLSLDDNQFRMSILERLEQMERRMAEMAGHHQQGGGGAAGAGGGGGGGGGGGGGGTGGNSTQSQCVTVQGQAGSSFESRVVVVCEKMMNRPCWAKSKHLIHSKTFRGMTLLHLAAGQGYATLIQTLIKWRTKHADSIDLELEVDPLNVDHFSCTPLMWACALGHLEAAVVLYKWDRRALAIPDSLGRLPLSIARSRGHTKLAECLEQLQREEQQPPTSLAPTPRMSFSPAPDAPSSDSWMVTWASDSVMESSGQKGSTAGTTTNLNPDLRRPRSEPSSYYSSESQRDLPLAKKHKPNPELFRPDKAMSVPLSMEQQQLHALSGSPKTPLTETLSPDKSLEEGVSQSKLGAYSLGGGGSGGTKWGSREQYPAGSSGRKGTGGGGSLGKEKLATRLRQREPLEVLMMSDREMLFSYREDLENQDCLTHMDDLQVNMMTLAEHIIEATPERIKRENLVTVETVPLDSTRVSNTMSWLASYLGDVEQHSIIHLRSLYGEPLTPSSTPSLSPGGSPLHEGPLDKPALPSPADWSDFLSASNSRVERDLAQLTLSDPEQRELYEAARLVQAAFRKCKGRPLPEQQEVAAAVIQRCYRKYKQLTWIALKYALYKKMTQAAILIQSKFRSYHEQKKFQQSRRAAVLIQQYYRSYKECGRLRPHRRAATAALVQHKLRSSLLTKKQDQAARKIMRFLRRCRHSSRLEPQTD, encoded by the exons AACCCAGACATCGTGTTGGTCCATTACCTGAACGTCCCAGCCATCGAGGACTGCGGGAAGCCATGCGGGCCCATTCTCTGCTCCATCAATACCGACAAGAAGGAGTGGGCCAAGTGGACGAAGGAGGAGCTGATTGGCCAGCTCAAGCCCATGT TTCATGGCATCAAGTGGACTTGCAGCAATGGGAACAGCAGCTCTGGGTTCTCTGTGGAGCAGCTGGTGCAGCAGATTCTGGACAGCCACCAGACCAAGCCGCCTCCCCGGACCCACAACTGCCTCTGCTCTGGTACCCTGG GTGCTGGAAGCAGCATGCACCACAAGTGTAACAGTGCTAAGCACCGTATCATCTCGCCCAAAGTGGACCCTCGTTCTACAGGCTACAGCAGCGCCCACTCCGAGGTCCAGAACAACGACGTGTCCGAGGGGAAGACAGAGCACAGCCACGGCAGCAGCAAGGGTGGAGCCGGGGGCGGGAGCGCCCGCGAGAAGCGCAACGGCAAGGTGCCCAAACCGGTGCTGCTGCACCAGAACAGCACCGAGGTGTCCTCCACCAACCAGGTGGAGGTACCGGACACCACCCAGAACTCGCCCGTCTCCATCAGCAGCGGCCTGAACAGCGACCCGGACATGGCCGACAGCCCCGTGGTGCCGGGCATGGGCCACGTGGCCTCCGTCATGAGCAGCCTGTCGCAGAGCGCCGCCGTCTTCATGTCCGAGGTCACCGGCGACCCCGTCTACAGCATGTCCCCCACCGGCGGCCCCAACGCCCACCTCATGGGCGCCGACGCCACCTCCCAGGGCCTGGTGCTGGCCGTCACCTCCGACAGCCACAAGTTCGCCTTTCCGGGCGGGACGGGTGGGGACGGGGGCGGGGCAAGGGGCACGGAGGGGCTGGCCATGCTGTCCGCGACAGGCGTGTCCGAGGAGCTGGTCCTCTCCAGCAGCCTGGACTCCAACACCATCAAGCTGCCTGAGACCACCATGAACTTTGACCCCGACTGCTTCCTCAACAACCCTAAGCAGGGCCAGACCTACGGGGGCAGCAGGCTGAAGGTGGAGGGCGGCTCCTCCAGCACCTCATCCTCCTCGGGGGGCAGCGGGAGCAGCAACGGTGGCCTGCAGCGCTCCCCAACCCTCCCCGAGCCTGGCTACGGCTTCAGCTCCGCCCTCGTCAAGAACATCAAGACCGAGGACACCTCCTTCGAACAGCAGCTGGCCAAAGAGAGTGGCTACCAAGTGGGGGCCGTAGTGAGCGGAAGCAATGTCTCCGGCTCAAATGGCGCATCTTCAACCCAGGGCTCCCTCACCCTGACACCCACAGgttctctgctgccctctggtggtgggCTGAGTCCAAGCACCACCCTGGAGCAGATGGATTTCAGTGCCATCGATGCCAAGCAAGACTACTCCTCCGGTGCGGCATCAGCAGGCTACGGCCAGCCCATGTCCAGCCCCCATCTGACCCATCAAAGCCGCTCTCCCAGCTTCTTCCTCCAGGAGACGCCACAGTCCAGCCAGACCCAGCAGGGCAGACAGGGATCTGGGCATAAGACCCACCTGCTGGAGACCAACTCCCACGACTCCGGGGGCTACCTGGGCCTGCAGGTGGTCAAGACCGACTCTCCCAGCAGCAACGGCCACCTCCACCATCACCACACCCACCAGGGACAGCACCAGGCCCCCAGCTGCAACGGGGGATCGCCCACCGAGGGGTCTGGCCAGCCAGgctccctccagctgctgcagtaTCAGGGGGGTTTCCCTGGGCTAGGCCCGGAACACGAGGAGGTGGTGAGCTTGGAGCAGCCAGGCAGTGCAGGGGCTGGCCAGACAGGGGGCTCTGAGAACGGAGCAGAGAGGTTACTCAAGTCTGGGGATCACCTCCAGGCCTGTGGGGCCAGCAGTACTGAGACAGGCGGAGAGCACTACCTGCAGCAGGCCAATGACAgcggagggggtggaggaggaggaggcgcagGGGAGGGCACGGCTCTACACAATGGGAACGCCTCCAACGGCGCTAACAGCAgctcccagcagcagctccaacCCCTCCTACAAGGGGCGGGGCTGGTGCAAGGGCTCTACAACACGGTTGGAGCCCACCAGGGACTGGGTGGGGCTGGCAGTGGAGCTGGGGCCAGCGGGGGAGGCATGGAGATTAGCCTGGACCACTTTGACATCTCCTTTGGGAATCAGTTCTCTGACCTCATCAATGACTTCATCTCTGTGGACGGGGGAGGGGCCACCGTGGGGCCAGGCGGGGCCCTCTACACACACCAGTTGGTGGCCACGCCCGGAGCAGAGGGGCAGGCTTCGTCCAGTGGAGGGGGCCCTCAGCAGAgccaggaggaggggggggtacAGGCAGAGGCAGGATACAGCCCCTCCGAGCTCTGCCTGCAGCCCTGCTGCAGTCCCCAGTCTCTGGCCGGAGGGACGGGCACTGCTGGGACATCTGGCGAGACAGGCTCGCTGGCCTACATGCACGTGGCAGAGGTGGTGTCTGCAGCAGTGGCACAGGGAACTCTGGGAATGATCCAGGCCACAGGGAGGCTCTTCATGGTGACAGACTACTCCCCCGAGTGGTCATACCCTGAG GGCGGGGTGAAGGTGCTGATCACAGGCCCCTGGCAGGAGGCCAGCAGTAACTACAGCTGCCTGTTTGACCAGATCTCCGTTCCCGCCTCTCTGATCCAGCCCGGTGTGCTGCGCTGCTACTGCCCAG cccaTGACACAGGTCTGGTGACCCTGCAGGTGGCTGTCAGTAGCCAGATCATCTCCAGCTCGGTGGTGTTTGAGTACAAGGCCCGGGCCCttccctccctgccctcctcccagcACGACTGGCTCTCTCTGGATG ATAACCAGTTCAGAATGTCCATCTTGGAGAGGCTGGAGCAGATGGAGCGCAGGATGGCGGAGATGGCTGGCCACCACCAgcagggaggcggaggagctgctggagctgggggaggtggaggaggaggtggaggaggaggcggaggaggcaCTGGGGGCAACAGCACCCAGTCACAG tgtgtgacagtgcagGGTCAGGCTGGGAGCTCCTTCGAGAGCCGTGTGGTGGTGGTATGTGAGAAGATGATGAACCGCCCTTGCTGGGCCAAGTCCAAACACCTCATCCACTCCAAGACCTTCCGAGGCATGACCCTGTTACACCTGGCTGCTGGACAGGGCTACGCCACCCTCATCCAGACCCTCATCAAGTGGCG cacaaaacacGCTGACAGCATTGACTTGGAGCTGGAGGTGGACCCTCTGAATGTGGACCATTTCTCCTGCACCCCACTG ATGTGGGCATGTGCGCTTGGCCACCTGGAAGCAGCAGTGGTTCTGTACAAGTGGGACCGGCGGGCTCTAGCCATCCCGGACTCCCTGGGTCGCCTGCCCCTGTCCATCGCCCGCTCTCGCGGCCATACCAAGCTAGCCGAGTgcctggagcagctgcagagagaggagcagcagcccCCAACCTCGCtggcccccaccccccgcatGTCTTTCTCCCCGGCCCCTGACGCCCCCTCCTCCGACAGCTGGATGGTCACATGGGCCAGCGATAGCGTGATGGAGTCCTCTGGGCAGAAGGGCTCCACTGCCGGCACCACCACCAACCTGAATCCTG ACTTAAGGAGACCCAGGTCAGAGCCCTCCAGCTACTACAGCAGTGAGTCCCAGCGGGACCTCCCCCTGGCCAAGAAACACAAGCCCAACCCAGAGCTGTTCCGGCCTGACAAGGCTATGTCAGTGCCCCTTAGcatggagcagcagcagcttcacGCCCTGTCCGGCAGTCCCAAGACCCCACTGACTGAGACCCTCAGCCCTGACAAGAGcctggaggagggggtgtcCCAGTCCAAGCTGGGAGCATATAGCCtgggtgggggtggcagtgggggAACCAAGTGGGGCTCCAGGGAGCAGTACCCAGCAGGCAGCTCGGGCAGGAAGGGCACGGGAGGTGGGGGCAGCCTGGGCAAGGAGAAGCTGGCCACTCGGCTGCGACAGAGAGAGCCGCTGGAGGTGCTAATGATGTCTGATCGAGAAATGCTCTTCTCCTACCGGGAGGACCTGGAGAACCAGGACTGCCTGACACACATGGACGACCTGCAG GTAAACATGATGACCCTGGCAGAGCACATCATCGAGGCCACGCCCGAGCGCATCAAGCGGGAGAACCTCGTCACCGTGGAGACGGTGCCTCTGGACAGCACAAGGGTCAGTAACACCATGAGCTGGCTGGCCAGTTACCTGGGAGATGTGGAGCAGCACAGCATCATCCACCTACG GTCCTTATATGGCGAGCCCCTGACGCCCTCCTCAACCCCCAGTCTCAGCCCGGGTGGGTCTCCTCTGCACGAGGGGCCCTTGGACAAGCCCGCCCTGCCCTCCCCGGCAGACTGGAGCGACTTCCTCAGCGCCTCGAACAGCCGGGTGGAGCGAGACCTGGCCCAGCTGACCCTGTCAGACCCGGAGCAGCGGGAGCTGTACGAAGCCGCCCGGCTGGTGCAGGCCGCCTTCCGCAAGTGCAAG GGACGCCCGCTGCCAGAACAACAGGAAGTAGCAGCTGCCGTCATTCAGCGCTGTTACAGGAAGTACAAACAG CTGACATGGATAGCCTTGAAG TATGCACTTTACAAGAAGATGACGCAGGCCGCCATCCTTATCCAGAGTAAATTCCGCAGCTACCACGAGCAGAAGAAGTTCCAGCAGAGCCGGCGGGCGGCCGTGCTGATCCAGCAATACTACCGCAGCTACAAGGAGTGCGGCAGGCTGAGGCCCCACCGCCGGGCCGCCACCGCTGCGCTGGTGCAACACAAACTCAG AAGTAGTCTGCTCACTAAGAAGCAGGACCAGGCCGCCCGCAAAATCATGAGGTTCCTGCGCCGCTGTCGCCACAG CTCCCGACTGGAACCACAGACGGACTGA
- the camta1a gene encoding calmodulin-binding transcription activator 1 isoform X3 has product MAAENKPEDEHGHLKIYLPKKLLECLPKCSSLPKERHRWNTNEEIAAYLITFEKHEEWLTTSPKTRPQNGSMILYNRKKVKYRKDGYCWKKRKDGKTTREDHMKLKVQGVECLYGCYVHSSIIPTFHRRCYWLLQNPDIVLVHYLNVPAIEDCGKPCGPILCSINTDKKEWAKWTKEELIGQLKPMFHGIKWTCSNGNSSSGFSVEQLVQQILDSHQTKPPPRTHNCLCSGTLGAGSSMHHKCNSAKHRIISPKVDPRSTGYSSAHSEVQNNDVSEGKTEHSHGSSKGGAGGGSAREKRNGKVPKPVLLHQNSTEVSSTNQVEVPDTTQNSPVSISSGLNSDPDMADSPVVPGMGHVASVMSSLSQSAAVFMSEVTGDPVYSMSPTGGPNAHLMGADATSQGLVLAVTSDSHKFAFPGGTGGDGGGARGTEGLAMLSATGVSEELVLSSSLDSNTIKLPETTMNFDPDCFLNNPKQGQTYGGSRLKVEGGSSSTSSSSGGSGSSNGGLQRSPTLPEPGYGFSSALVKNIKTEDTSFEQQLAKESGYQVGAVVSGSNVSGSNGASSTQGSLTLTPTGSLLPSGGGLSPSTTLEQMDFSAIDAKQDYSSGAASAGYGQPMSSPHLTHQSRSPSFFLQETPQSSQTQQGRQGSGHKTHLLETNSHDSGGYLGLQVVKTDSPSSNGHLHHHHTHQGQHQAPSCNGGSPTEGSGQPGSLQLLQYQGGFPGLGPEHEEVVSLEQPGSAGAGQTGGSENGAERLLKSGDHLQACGASSTETGGEHYLQQANDSGGGGGGGGAGEGTALHNGNASNGANSSSQQQLQPLLQGAGLVQGLYNTVGAHQGLGGAGSGAGASGGGMEISLDHFDISFGNQFSDLINDFISVDGGGATVGPGGALYTHQLVATPGAEGQASSSGGGPQQSQEEGGVQAEAGYSPSELCLQPCCSPQSLAGGTGTAGTSGETGSLAYMHVAEVVSAAVAQGTLGMIQATGRLFMVTDYSPEWSYPEGGVKVLITGPWQEASSNYSCLFDQISVPASLIQPGVLRCYCPAHDTGLVTLQVAVSSQIISSSVVFEYKARALPSLPSSQHDWLSLDDNQFRMSILERLEQMERRMAEMAGHHQQGGGGAAGAGGGGGGGGGGGGGGTGGNSTQSQCVTVQGQAGSSFESRVVVVCEKMMNRPCWAKSKHLIHSKTFRGMTLLHLAAGQGYATLIQTLIKWRTKHADSIDLELEVDPLNVDHFSCTPLMWACALGHLEAAVVLYKWDRRALAIPDSLGRLPLSIARSRGHTKLAECLEQLQREEQQPPTSLAPTPRMSFSPAPDAPSSDSWMVTWASDSVMESSGQKGSTAGTTTNLNPDLRRPRSEPSSYYSSESQRDLPLAKKHKPNPELFRPDKAMSVPLSMEQQQLHALSGSPKTPLTETLSPDKSLEEGVSQSKLGAYSLGGGGSGGTKWGSREQYPAGSSGRKGTGGGGSLGKEKLATRLRQREPLEVLMMSDREMLFSYREDLENQDCLTHMDDLQVNMMTLAEHIIEATPERIKRENLVTVETVPLDSTRVSNTMSWLASYLGDVEQHSIIHLRSLYGEPLTPSSTPSLSPGGSPLHEGPLDKPALPSPADWSDFLSASNSRVERDLAQLTLSDPEQRELYEAARLVQAAFRKCKGRPLPEQQEVAAAVIQRCYRKYKQLTWIALKYALYKKMTQAAILIQSKFRSYHEQKKFQQSRRAAVLIQQYYRSYKECGRLRPHRRAATAALVQHKLRSSLLTKKQDQAARKIMRFLRRCRHSPLMDHRLFKRVSAALAAEFAPLCLSPSASLLLPPCLLRLPRPPLFPSPSLCLAPLYPPSLLPDACLHESSRLEPQTD; this is encoded by the exons AACCCAGACATCGTGTTGGTCCATTACCTGAACGTCCCAGCCATCGAGGACTGCGGGAAGCCATGCGGGCCCATTCTCTGCTCCATCAATACCGACAAGAAGGAGTGGGCCAAGTGGACGAAGGAGGAGCTGATTGGCCAGCTCAAGCCCATGT TTCATGGCATCAAGTGGACTTGCAGCAATGGGAACAGCAGCTCTGGGTTCTCTGTGGAGCAGCTGGTGCAGCAGATTCTGGACAGCCACCAGACCAAGCCGCCTCCCCGGACCCACAACTGCCTCTGCTCTGGTACCCTGG GTGCTGGAAGCAGCATGCACCACAAGTGTAACAGTGCTAAGCACCGTATCATCTCGCCCAAAGTGGACCCTCGTTCTACAGGCTACAGCAGCGCCCACTCCGAGGTCCAGAACAACGACGTGTCCGAGGGGAAGACAGAGCACAGCCACGGCAGCAGCAAGGGTGGAGCCGGGGGCGGGAGCGCCCGCGAGAAGCGCAACGGCAAGGTGCCCAAACCGGTGCTGCTGCACCAGAACAGCACCGAGGTGTCCTCCACCAACCAGGTGGAGGTACCGGACACCACCCAGAACTCGCCCGTCTCCATCAGCAGCGGCCTGAACAGCGACCCGGACATGGCCGACAGCCCCGTGGTGCCGGGCATGGGCCACGTGGCCTCCGTCATGAGCAGCCTGTCGCAGAGCGCCGCCGTCTTCATGTCCGAGGTCACCGGCGACCCCGTCTACAGCATGTCCCCCACCGGCGGCCCCAACGCCCACCTCATGGGCGCCGACGCCACCTCCCAGGGCCTGGTGCTGGCCGTCACCTCCGACAGCCACAAGTTCGCCTTTCCGGGCGGGACGGGTGGGGACGGGGGCGGGGCAAGGGGCACGGAGGGGCTGGCCATGCTGTCCGCGACAGGCGTGTCCGAGGAGCTGGTCCTCTCCAGCAGCCTGGACTCCAACACCATCAAGCTGCCTGAGACCACCATGAACTTTGACCCCGACTGCTTCCTCAACAACCCTAAGCAGGGCCAGACCTACGGGGGCAGCAGGCTGAAGGTGGAGGGCGGCTCCTCCAGCACCTCATCCTCCTCGGGGGGCAGCGGGAGCAGCAACGGTGGCCTGCAGCGCTCCCCAACCCTCCCCGAGCCTGGCTACGGCTTCAGCTCCGCCCTCGTCAAGAACATCAAGACCGAGGACACCTCCTTCGAACAGCAGCTGGCCAAAGAGAGTGGCTACCAAGTGGGGGCCGTAGTGAGCGGAAGCAATGTCTCCGGCTCAAATGGCGCATCTTCAACCCAGGGCTCCCTCACCCTGACACCCACAGgttctctgctgccctctggtggtgggCTGAGTCCAAGCACCACCCTGGAGCAGATGGATTTCAGTGCCATCGATGCCAAGCAAGACTACTCCTCCGGTGCGGCATCAGCAGGCTACGGCCAGCCCATGTCCAGCCCCCATCTGACCCATCAAAGCCGCTCTCCCAGCTTCTTCCTCCAGGAGACGCCACAGTCCAGCCAGACCCAGCAGGGCAGACAGGGATCTGGGCATAAGACCCACCTGCTGGAGACCAACTCCCACGACTCCGGGGGCTACCTGGGCCTGCAGGTGGTCAAGACCGACTCTCCCAGCAGCAACGGCCACCTCCACCATCACCACACCCACCAGGGACAGCACCAGGCCCCCAGCTGCAACGGGGGATCGCCCACCGAGGGGTCTGGCCAGCCAGgctccctccagctgctgcagtaTCAGGGGGGTTTCCCTGGGCTAGGCCCGGAACACGAGGAGGTGGTGAGCTTGGAGCAGCCAGGCAGTGCAGGGGCTGGCCAGACAGGGGGCTCTGAGAACGGAGCAGAGAGGTTACTCAAGTCTGGGGATCACCTCCAGGCCTGTGGGGCCAGCAGTACTGAGACAGGCGGAGAGCACTACCTGCAGCAGGCCAATGACAgcggagggggtggaggaggaggaggcgcagGGGAGGGCACGGCTCTACACAATGGGAACGCCTCCAACGGCGCTAACAGCAgctcccagcagcagctccaacCCCTCCTACAAGGGGCGGGGCTGGTGCAAGGGCTCTACAACACGGTTGGAGCCCACCAGGGACTGGGTGGGGCTGGCAGTGGAGCTGGGGCCAGCGGGGGAGGCATGGAGATTAGCCTGGACCACTTTGACATCTCCTTTGGGAATCAGTTCTCTGACCTCATCAATGACTTCATCTCTGTGGACGGGGGAGGGGCCACCGTGGGGCCAGGCGGGGCCCTCTACACACACCAGTTGGTGGCCACGCCCGGAGCAGAGGGGCAGGCTTCGTCCAGTGGAGGGGGCCCTCAGCAGAgccaggaggaggggggggtacAGGCAGAGGCAGGATACAGCCCCTCCGAGCTCTGCCTGCAGCCCTGCTGCAGTCCCCAGTCTCTGGCCGGAGGGACGGGCACTGCTGGGACATCTGGCGAGACAGGCTCGCTGGCCTACATGCACGTGGCAGAGGTGGTGTCTGCAGCAGTGGCACAGGGAACTCTGGGAATGATCCAGGCCACAGGGAGGCTCTTCATGGTGACAGACTACTCCCCCGAGTGGTCATACCCTGAG GGCGGGGTGAAGGTGCTGATCACAGGCCCCTGGCAGGAGGCCAGCAGTAACTACAGCTGCCTGTTTGACCAGATCTCCGTTCCCGCCTCTCTGATCCAGCCCGGTGTGCTGCGCTGCTACTGCCCAG cccaTGACACAGGTCTGGTGACCCTGCAGGTGGCTGTCAGTAGCCAGATCATCTCCAGCTCGGTGGTGTTTGAGTACAAGGCCCGGGCCCttccctccctgccctcctcccagcACGACTGGCTCTCTCTGGATG ATAACCAGTTCAGAATGTCCATCTTGGAGAGGCTGGAGCAGATGGAGCGCAGGATGGCGGAGATGGCTGGCCACCACCAgcagggaggcggaggagctgctggagctgggggaggtggaggaggaggtggaggaggaggcggaggaggcaCTGGGGGCAACAGCACCCAGTCACAG tgtgtgacagtgcagGGTCAGGCTGGGAGCTCCTTCGAGAGCCGTGTGGTGGTGGTATGTGAGAAGATGATGAACCGCCCTTGCTGGGCCAAGTCCAAACACCTCATCCACTCCAAGACCTTCCGAGGCATGACCCTGTTACACCTGGCTGCTGGACAGGGCTACGCCACCCTCATCCAGACCCTCATCAAGTGGCG cacaaaacacGCTGACAGCATTGACTTGGAGCTGGAGGTGGACCCTCTGAATGTGGACCATTTCTCCTGCACCCCACTG ATGTGGGCATGTGCGCTTGGCCACCTGGAAGCAGCAGTGGTTCTGTACAAGTGGGACCGGCGGGCTCTAGCCATCCCGGACTCCCTGGGTCGCCTGCCCCTGTCCATCGCCCGCTCTCGCGGCCATACCAAGCTAGCCGAGTgcctggagcagctgcagagagaggagcagcagcccCCAACCTCGCtggcccccaccccccgcatGTCTTTCTCCCCGGCCCCTGACGCCCCCTCCTCCGACAGCTGGATGGTCACATGGGCCAGCGATAGCGTGATGGAGTCCTCTGGGCAGAAGGGCTCCACTGCCGGCACCACCACCAACCTGAATCCTG ACTTAAGGAGACCCAGGTCAGAGCCCTCCAGCTACTACAGCAGTGAGTCCCAGCGGGACCTCCCCCTGGCCAAGAAACACAAGCCCAACCCAGAGCTGTTCCGGCCTGACAAGGCTATGTCAGTGCCCCTTAGcatggagcagcagcagcttcacGCCCTGTCCGGCAGTCCCAAGACCCCACTGACTGAGACCCTCAGCCCTGACAAGAGcctggaggagggggtgtcCCAGTCCAAGCTGGGAGCATATAGCCtgggtgggggtggcagtgggggAACCAAGTGGGGCTCCAGGGAGCAGTACCCAGCAGGCAGCTCGGGCAGGAAGGGCACGGGAGGTGGGGGCAGCCTGGGCAAGGAGAAGCTGGCCACTCGGCTGCGACAGAGAGAGCCGCTGGAGGTGCTAATGATGTCTGATCGAGAAATGCTCTTCTCCTACCGGGAGGACCTGGAGAACCAGGACTGCCTGACACACATGGACGACCTGCAG GTAAACATGATGACCCTGGCAGAGCACATCATCGAGGCCACGCCCGAGCGCATCAAGCGGGAGAACCTCGTCACCGTGGAGACGGTGCCTCTGGACAGCACAAGGGTCAGTAACACCATGAGCTGGCTGGCCAGTTACCTGGGAGATGTGGAGCAGCACAGCATCATCCACCTACG GTCCTTATATGGCGAGCCCCTGACGCCCTCCTCAACCCCCAGTCTCAGCCCGGGTGGGTCTCCTCTGCACGAGGGGCCCTTGGACAAGCCCGCCCTGCCCTCCCCGGCAGACTGGAGCGACTTCCTCAGCGCCTCGAACAGCCGGGTGGAGCGAGACCTGGCCCAGCTGACCCTGTCAGACCCGGAGCAGCGGGAGCTGTACGAAGCCGCCCGGCTGGTGCAGGCCGCCTTCCGCAAGTGCAAG GGACGCCCGCTGCCAGAACAACAGGAAGTAGCAGCTGCCGTCATTCAGCGCTGTTACAGGAAGTACAAACAG CTGACATGGATAGCCTTGAAG TATGCACTTTACAAGAAGATGACGCAGGCCGCCATCCTTATCCAGAGTAAATTCCGCAGCTACCACGAGCAGAAGAAGTTCCAGCAGAGCCGGCGGGCGGCCGTGCTGATCCAGCAATACTACCGCAGCTACAAGGAGTGCGGCAGGCTGAGGCCCCACCGCCGGGCCGCCACCGCTGCGCTGGTGCAACACAAACTCAG AAGTAGTCTGCTCACTAAGAAGCAGGACCAGGCCGCCCGCAAAATCATGAGGTTCCTGCGCCGCTGTCGCCACAG CCCCTTGATGGACCATAGACTGTTCAAGCGGGTGAGTGCAGCCTTAGCAGCTGAGTTTgcgcctctctgcctctctccttctgcctctctccttctgcctccctgcctcctgAGGCTTCCTCGCCCtccactctttccctctccatccctctgtctcgcCCCTCTCTATCCTCCTTCACTGTTGCCTGATGCCTGCTTGCATGAGAGCTCCCGACTGGAACCACAGACGGACTGA